The following are from one region of the Actinoplanes sp. L3-i22 genome:
- a CDS encoding flagellar export protein FliJ, with protein sequence MNRIFRLTPVLRARQAQEDAARGELVQSRAEIREAQALVKRRQLDLVGQDAPSEGSARAMVAALVARQSLAAGVFGAQRMVNDAEEVEREKMAALTDAAKRRRAVELLSERHAAMVKANDLRIDQANLDELAVTAKARNAARGSAAPASRGDESDGGRP encoded by the coding sequence GTGAACCGCATCTTCCGTCTCACCCCGGTTCTTCGTGCGCGTCAGGCGCAGGAGGATGCCGCTCGCGGCGAGCTGGTCCAGTCGCGGGCGGAGATCCGGGAAGCTCAGGCGCTGGTCAAGCGCCGGCAGCTGGACCTGGTCGGGCAGGACGCGCCGAGTGAGGGGTCGGCGCGGGCGATGGTGGCGGCGCTGGTGGCGCGGCAGTCGCTGGCGGCCGGGGTGTTCGGGGCGCAGCGGATGGTGAACGACGCCGAGGAGGTCGAGCGGGAGAAGATGGCCGCGCTCACCGACGCGGCGAAGCGCAGACGGGCCGTGGAGCTGCTGTCCGAGCGGCACGCCGCGATGGTGAAGGCCAACGACCTGCGTATCGATCAGGCCAACCTGGACGAGCTGGCGGTCACCGCGAAGGCCCGGAACGCGGCCCGCGGCTCGGCCGCACCGGCGTCCCGCGGGGACGAGTCGGACGGGGGGCGGCCATGA
- a CDS encoding transglycosylase SLT domain-containing protein — protein sequence MSLGVGGVLSRVAELQEQLGLTPPPAAMPGSTSGDKFASALAKASGPGQGTSTASGPSGGDVVAAARKYLGTPYVFGGTDPKKGLDCSGLVQQVYEDLGVKLPRNSWQQATAGRPVASLGDAKPGDVLAFGSPVHHVAIYIGDNKMIAAPKPGDHVKVESVYEKPATIRRILDDVPAAAVQDMSSLRPAGLRGSVSGSGLAGVPYADLFLKAGAKHGVDPKLLAAVAKVESGYDPKAVSPAGARGMMQLMPGTAKGLGVDNPFDPEQAVDGAAKMLKGLLKEFKSMPLAIAAYNAGGGAVHKYGGIPPFSETQAYVPKVQRALAALGG from the coding sequence ATGAGCCTGGGTGTCGGTGGGGTCCTGTCCCGGGTCGCCGAGTTGCAGGAGCAGCTCGGTCTGACTCCGCCGCCGGCCGCGATGCCCGGCTCGACGTCGGGGGACAAGTTCGCGTCGGCGCTGGCGAAGGCGTCCGGACCGGGTCAGGGTACGAGCACGGCTTCCGGGCCGAGCGGCGGCGATGTGGTGGCCGCGGCCCGTAAGTACCTGGGTACGCCGTACGTATTCGGCGGCACCGACCCGAAGAAGGGCCTGGACTGTTCGGGTCTGGTCCAGCAGGTGTACGAGGACCTGGGCGTGAAGCTGCCCCGCAACTCCTGGCAGCAGGCGACCGCGGGCCGTCCGGTGGCGAGCCTCGGCGACGCGAAGCCGGGTGACGTGCTGGCGTTCGGGTCGCCGGTGCATCACGTGGCGATCTACATCGGTGACAACAAGATGATCGCCGCGCCCAAGCCGGGCGATCACGTGAAGGTGGAGTCGGTGTACGAGAAGCCGGCCACCATCCGCCGGATCCTCGACGACGTGCCGGCCGCCGCGGTGCAGGACATGTCGTCGCTGCGCCCGGCCGGGCTGCGCGGGTCGGTGTCGGGTTCCGGGCTGGCCGGAGTGCCGTACGCGGACCTGTTCCTGAAGGCCGGCGCGAAGCACGGCGTGGACCCGAAGCTGCTGGCCGCGGTCGCGAAGGTGGAGTCCGGGTACGACCCGAAGGCGGTCAGCCCGGCCGGCGCGCGCGGAATGATGCAGCTGATGCCGGGCACCGCGAAGGGGCTCGGGGTGGACAACCCGTTCGATCCGGAGCAGGCCGTGGACGGCGCCGCGAAGATGCTGAAGGGCCTGCTGAAGGAGTTCAAGTCGATGCCGCTGGCGATCGCCGCGTACAACGCGGGCGGCGGGGCGGTGCACAAGTACGGCGGCATCCCGCCGTTCAGCGAGACCCAGGCGTACGTGCCGAAGGTGCAGAGGGCCCTGGCCGCGCTCGGCGGCTGA
- a CDS encoding flagellar hook-length control protein FliK, translating into MTGPEHRPSIDTGRRPAARREDGADFGSALSAELDRDDRDEAAEQAADLRSASRTADQRAADRAATERALASRAATERAALGRGRADRPELDRPQPPRPPADRAPDERAATNRTDQDRAATQRAATQRAADQRAADQRAASRETADRAAAADHAAADRAAAKSAAAQRAAASRAADRAAAASRAAADRADAASRAASDHADSADRVTGDRDDDIRPVDNDDNDRDTGAATESHGPDRPATNRAKAKPVRGEATEKTETDPATAATAVAQPLVNPIVPIPGKIAGQVAGKATDKVPGEVPAVATPGLAAVTGSIAAVGDAKAATGPKATPAATPGTAQAPPAAGDAQQPAAAGLAPAAGPAQPGPGGPGAPAGGAVPGTPQPGTAQGATPPATPAVAGTPARPAWASAARAGTETAGAEKAAPTDGAAAATPGAQAPAPGATQNRSGEGSPDGSGRQAGAETFRTVENAPDAAAAAPTVPTAIPAAQPAAGDAGLPPGVPLPGVTGPQAAAPAAPATPVAPAENSTPVPTGPPAEQIAMRIAPLRLDADGVHRLTVQLHPVDLGPVQVVAEIRNGDISVQLTGGTEAGTDALRQGLDDLRRELQESGFGNCSLDLRQGSPQDQARQQFESAGGFGRRGGGDGGGGREAEGPVEPAPVTTRRAGPGRFDTTA; encoded by the coding sequence GTGACGGGACCTGAGCACCGGCCGTCGATCGACACCGGCCGACGGCCGGCGGCACGGCGCGAGGACGGCGCGGACTTCGGTTCCGCGCTCTCCGCCGAGCTGGACCGCGACGACCGGGACGAGGCGGCCGAACAGGCGGCGGACCTCCGGTCGGCGAGCCGGACCGCCGACCAGCGGGCCGCGGACCGGGCCGCCACGGAGCGTGCCCTGGCGAGCCGGGCGGCGACCGAGCGGGCGGCCCTCGGCCGGGGCCGGGCGGACCGGCCCGAGCTGGACCGGCCGCAGCCGCCCCGCCCACCGGCGGACCGGGCCCCGGACGAGCGCGCCGCCACGAACCGGACCGACCAGGACCGGGCCGCCACCCAGCGGGCCGCCACCCAACGAGCCGCCGATCAGCGGGCCGCCGATCAGCGGGCCGCCAGTCGCGAGACGGCCGACCGGGCGGCGGCTGCTGATCACGCGGCCGCCGACCGGGCCGCGGCCAAGTCCGCCGCCGCCCAGCGGGCCGCGGCGAGCCGAGCCGCCGACCGGGCGGCCGCCGCGAGCCGCGCCGCCGCCGATCGTGCCGACGCCGCGAGCCGGGCGGCGAGCGACCACGCGGACAGCGCCGACCGGGTCACCGGCGACCGGGACGACGACATCCGCCCGGTCGACAACGACGACAACGACCGGGACACCGGCGCGGCCACCGAGTCGCACGGCCCGGACCGCCCGGCCACCAACCGTGCGAAGGCCAAGCCCGTCCGCGGCGAGGCCACCGAGAAGACCGAAACCGATCCGGCCACCGCCGCGACCGCCGTGGCCCAGCCGCTGGTCAACCCGATCGTCCCGATCCCCGGCAAGATCGCCGGGCAGGTTGCCGGGAAGGCCACCGACAAGGTCCCTGGTGAGGTCCCCGCCGTGGCGACCCCGGGCCTGGCCGCCGTGACCGGGTCGATCGCCGCCGTCGGCGACGCCAAGGCCGCCACCGGCCCGAAGGCCACGCCGGCCGCCACTCCCGGCACGGCTCAGGCACCACCGGCAGCCGGCGATGCCCAGCAGCCGGCCGCGGCCGGCCTCGCACCGGCGGCCGGGCCGGCTCAGCCCGGCCCGGGTGGGCCCGGCGCTCCGGCAGGCGGTGCGGTTCCCGGAACTCCCCAGCCCGGCACGGCCCAGGGCGCCACGCCGCCGGCCACGCCCGCGGTCGCCGGCACCCCGGCCCGCCCGGCGTGGGCCTCGGCCGCCCGGGCCGGCACGGAGACCGCCGGCGCCGAGAAGGCCGCGCCCACCGACGGCGCCGCGGCGGCGACTCCCGGCGCGCAGGCCCCGGCGCCCGGCGCGACGCAGAACCGCAGTGGTGAAGGATCACCGGACGGCTCGGGGCGGCAGGCGGGGGCGGAGACGTTCCGTACCGTCGAAAACGCGCCGGACGCCGCGGCCGCGGCACCCACCGTGCCCACCGCGATCCCGGCGGCGCAGCCCGCCGCCGGCGATGCCGGGCTCCCGCCCGGCGTGCCGCTGCCCGGAGTGACCGGCCCGCAGGCCGCCGCACCGGCCGCACCGGCGACTCCGGTCGCCCCGGCCGAGAACAGCACCCCGGTCCCGACCGGCCCGCCGGCCGAGCAGATCGCGATGCGGATCGCGCCGCTGCGGCTGGACGCGGACGGCGTGCACCGGCTCACCGTGCAGCTGCACCCGGTCGACCTGGGCCCGGTGCAGGTGGTGGCGGAGATCCGCAACGGCGACATCAGCGTGCAGCTCACCGGCGGCACCGAGGCCGGCACCGACGCGCTCCGCCAGGGGCTCGACGACCTGCGGCGGGAGCTGCAGGAGTCCGGGTTCGGGAACTGCTCGCTGGACCTGCGTCAGGGCTCGCCACAGGACCAGGCGCGGCAGCAGTTCGAGTCGGCCGGCGGGTTCGGACGGCGCGGCGGCGGGGACGGGGGCGGTGGTCGCGAGGCGGAGGGCCCGGTCGAGCCGGCTCCGGTGACCACCCGGCGGGCCGGTCCGGGCCGGTTCGACACGACCGCCTGA
- a CDS encoding flagellar biosynthesis protein FlhA, whose protein sequence is MKKGSLSKLAVPVGVIGIIIMMVVPLPTFLLDLFIAVNITVALLVLLTSMFVEKPLDFAVFPALLLVMTLFRLALNISATRLVLRDGDAGKVIHAFGSFVVGGNLVIGLVIFSILVIVQMIVVTKGAERVAEVGARFTLDAMPGKQMAIDADLNAGLIDEAGAKKRRAEVAAEAEFYGAMDGGSKFVKGDAVAAIIITLINLIGGFAVGILQHGLSPTDAMNQFSMLSIGDGLVSQVPALLLSVATGLIVTRSATSGDMGQSVTQQLSQNKLALRIGGAAALALCVIPGLPKVPFLVVGVAVLAIAQRVKDKPPEEIAPIAEAVEMPSPDSPESLLGEMRIDPLELALAPDLVDLVDASSGDLLDRVRALRRKMAMELGVIMPPVRTRDDLDLPLSSYAIRISGTDAGTGQAPPGTVLAIGEGLQALPGRAGVEPVFGLAGKWVPAELHYQAELSGATVVDRASVIITHLAEVVRNNASRLLGREDVRALSDMVKRTHPVVVEELTPGLLSLGQIQKVLQSMLDEGVPIRDLVRIFESLSLRAKLSVDHDGLVEAARSALGPAIAAQYASGGRLTVITLDPMLEQSLLESLRPSETGAFMAIDGMRAEAIVSEASRLAEAAEQQGLNPVLACSPQLRLPLMRLLRAGSRRVQVLSYSEISGSTAQIETIGVVNGAYAGAA, encoded by the coding sequence GTGAAAAAGGGCAGCCTCAGCAAGCTCGCCGTCCCCGTCGGGGTGATCGGCATCATCATCATGATGGTCGTCCCGTTGCCGACCTTCCTGCTCGACCTGTTCATCGCGGTCAACATCACGGTGGCCCTGCTGGTGCTGCTGACCAGCATGTTCGTCGAGAAGCCGCTCGACTTCGCGGTCTTCCCGGCGCTGCTGCTGGTGATGACGCTGTTCCGGCTGGCGCTCAACATCAGCGCGACCCGGCTGGTGCTGCGCGACGGCGACGCCGGCAAGGTGATCCACGCGTTCGGCAGCTTCGTCGTCGGTGGCAACCTGGTGATCGGCCTGGTGATCTTCTCGATCCTGGTGATCGTCCAGATGATCGTGGTGACCAAGGGTGCCGAGCGGGTCGCCGAGGTCGGCGCCCGGTTCACCCTCGACGCGATGCCCGGCAAGCAGATGGCGATCGACGCCGACCTGAACGCCGGCCTGATCGACGAGGCCGGGGCGAAGAAGCGGCGCGCCGAGGTGGCCGCCGAGGCCGAGTTCTACGGCGCGATGGACGGTGGCTCCAAGTTCGTCAAGGGTGACGCCGTCGCGGCCATCATCATCACGCTGATCAACCTGATCGGCGGCTTCGCGGTCGGCATCCTCCAGCACGGCCTGTCGCCCACCGACGCGATGAACCAGTTCAGCATGCTGAGCATCGGCGACGGCCTGGTCTCCCAGGTGCCGGCGCTGCTGCTCTCGGTGGCCACCGGTCTGATCGTGACCCGCTCGGCCACCTCCGGCGACATGGGCCAGAGCGTCACCCAGCAGCTCAGCCAGAACAAGCTGGCGCTGCGCATCGGCGGTGCCGCGGCCCTCGCCCTCTGCGTGATCCCGGGCCTGCCCAAGGTGCCGTTCCTGGTGGTCGGCGTCGCGGTGCTGGCGATCGCGCAGCGGGTCAAGGACAAGCCGCCGGAAGAGATCGCGCCGATCGCCGAGGCGGTCGAGATGCCGTCGCCGGACTCGCCCGAGTCGCTGCTCGGCGAGATGCGGATCGACCCGCTGGAGCTGGCCCTCGCCCCGGACCTGGTCGACCTGGTCGACGCCAGCAGCGGCGACCTGCTCGACCGGGTCCGCGCGCTGCGCCGCAAGATGGCCATGGAGCTGGGTGTGATCATGCCGCCGGTACGGACCCGGGACGACCTGGACCTGCCGTTGTCGTCGTACGCGATCCGGATCTCCGGCACCGACGCCGGCACCGGTCAGGCCCCGCCCGGCACCGTCCTGGCGATCGGCGAGGGACTGCAGGCGCTGCCCGGGCGGGCCGGTGTCGAGCCGGTCTTCGGCCTGGCCGGCAAGTGGGTCCCGGCCGAGCTGCACTACCAGGCCGAACTCTCCGGCGCCACGGTCGTCGACCGGGCGTCGGTGATCATCACGCACCTCGCCGAGGTGGTCCGCAACAACGCCAGCCGGCTGCTCGGCCGGGAGGACGTGCGCGCGCTGAGCGACATGGTCAAGCGCACCCACCCGGTGGTGGTCGAGGAGTTGACCCCGGGGCTGCTCAGCCTCGGACAGATCCAGAAGGTGCTGCAGTCGATGCTCGACGAGGGCGTGCCGATCCGCGACCTGGTCCGGATCTTCGAGTCGCTGTCGCTGCGCGCCAAGCTCTCCGTGGATCACGACGGCCTGGTCGAGGCCGCCCGGAGCGCGCTGGGCCCGGCGATCGCCGCGCAGTACGCGAGCGGCGGCCGGCTCACCGTGATCACGCTCGACCCGATGCTCGAGCAGAGTCTGCTCGAGTCACTCCGGCCCAGTGAGACCGGCGCCTTCATGGCGATCGACGGCATGCGTGCCGAGGCGATCGTCAGCGAGGCCAGCCGGCTTGCCGAGGCCGCCGAGCAGCAGGGCCTGAACCCGGTCCTGGCCTGCTCGCCACAGCTGCGGTTGCCGCTGATGCGACTGCTGCGCGCCGGTTCACGCCGGGTGCAGGTGCTGTCGTACAGCGAAATCTCTGGTTCCACCGCACAGATCGAGACGATAGGGGTGGTGAACGGTGCCTACGCGGGTGCTGCTTGA
- a CDS encoding flagellar biosynthesis protein FlhB: MSGEKTEQPTQQRLKKARQEGQIGRTPDLGAWFGMLAASVLLPRTLKQAMEHAEEVLGKIPDVIANPDPAKSLAILKEGLFGAAWAVAPLALTLMAVGVAAAGAQGGIRVATKLFVPKFNRLNPFSGLKKIAGPQALWELTKSLFKTLVLGAVLVMTLKDIVPQLMTAGRLPITALLAIVTDAVTALIRAAAVAGIAMAGADYLVVRRRTQKQLRMTKEEVKQENKNTEGDPLIKAQIRARQMAMSRNRQMADVPTADVVVVNPVHVAVALRYEPTKGAPRVVAKGKGPLAAKIRELATENRVPMVEDVALARALNSGCEIGQEIPAEFFGAVARVLAFVMSLKARGSAAGLHRSPNPTSV, from the coding sequence GTGTCCGGGGAGAAGACCGAGCAACCGACACAGCAACGGCTCAAGAAGGCGCGACAGGAAGGGCAGATCGGGCGTACGCCCGACCTCGGCGCCTGGTTCGGCATGCTGGCCGCGAGCGTGTTGCTGCCGCGCACCCTCAAGCAGGCGATGGAGCACGCCGAGGAGGTGCTCGGCAAGATCCCGGACGTCATCGCGAACCCGGACCCGGCGAAGAGCCTGGCCATCCTCAAGGAGGGGCTCTTCGGCGCGGCCTGGGCGGTGGCGCCGCTGGCGCTGACCCTGATGGCGGTCGGCGTCGCGGCGGCCGGTGCGCAGGGCGGCATCCGGGTGGCGACCAAGCTGTTCGTGCCGAAGTTCAACCGGCTCAACCCGTTCTCCGGGCTGAAGAAGATCGCCGGTCCGCAGGCGCTCTGGGAGCTCACCAAGTCGCTGTTCAAGACCCTGGTGCTGGGCGCGGTGCTGGTCATGACGCTGAAGGACATCGTGCCGCAGCTGATGACCGCCGGCCGGCTGCCGATCACCGCGCTGCTGGCGATCGTCACCGACGCGGTGACCGCGCTGATCCGGGCGGCCGCGGTGGCCGGGATCGCGATGGCCGGCGCGGACTACCTGGTGGTGCGCCGGCGGACCCAGAAGCAACTGCGGATGACCAAGGAGGAGGTCAAGCAGGAGAACAAGAACACCGAGGGCGACCCGCTGATCAAGGCCCAGATCCGGGCCCGGCAGATGGCCATGTCGCGCAACCGGCAGATGGCCGACGTGCCGACCGCGGACGTGGTGGTGGTCAACCCGGTGCACGTCGCGGTGGCGCTGCGCTACGAGCCGACCAAGGGCGCGCCGCGGGTGGTCGCCAAGGGCAAGGGCCCGCTGGCCGCCAAGATCCGGGAGTTGGCGACCGAGAACCGGGTACCCATGGTCGAGGACGTCGCGCTGGCCCGGGCACTGAACTCGGGCTGCGAGATCGGGCAGGAGATCCCGGCCGAGTTCTTCGGTGCGGTGGCCCGGGTGCTCGCGTTCGTGATGAGCCTGAAGGCGCGGGGATCGGCGGCCGGTCTGCACCGCAGCCCCAACCCCACGTCGGTCTAG
- a CDS encoding flagellar biosynthetic protein FliR, which yields MNLDIPIAEMLAILLGACRTGAWMAICPPFNSRLIPGPVKALLSVGMTLPMAPYLQGTLPSMETSALIASILLQVAVGIGLGAVTALLFSALQAAGDLLDLFGGFQLATAYDPMGYSQASIFGRFYNLIAITLLFASDGHQLILRGFLQSFRTLPLDTTFSMETFSRLLVAGIGEMFLSALQIAGPLICVLFLSDVALGLLNRVAPALNAFQLGFPVKILLVVSTVGLAVSMLPGIVHNLVERAVAAVLHLSGG from the coding sequence ATGAACCTCGACATCCCGATCGCCGAGATGCTGGCGATCCTGCTGGGGGCCTGCCGGACCGGCGCGTGGATGGCGATCTGCCCGCCGTTCAACTCGCGGCTCATCCCCGGGCCGGTGAAGGCGCTGCTCTCGGTGGGGATGACGCTGCCGATGGCGCCGTACCTGCAGGGCACCCTGCCGTCGATGGAGACGTCCGCGCTGATCGCCAGCATCCTCCTGCAGGTCGCCGTGGGGATCGGGCTGGGCGCCGTCACCGCGCTGCTGTTCTCCGCCCTGCAGGCCGCCGGTGACCTGCTCGACCTGTTCGGCGGGTTCCAGCTGGCGACCGCGTACGACCCGATGGGCTACAGCCAGGCCTCGATCTTCGGGCGCTTCTACAACCTGATCGCGATCACGCTGCTCTTCGCCAGCGACGGGCATCAGCTGATCCTGCGCGGGTTCCTGCAGAGCTTCCGGACCCTGCCGCTGGACACCACGTTCTCGATGGAGACGTTCAGCCGGCTGCTGGTCGCCGGGATCGGCGAGATGTTCCTGTCCGCCCTGCAGATCGCCGGCCCGCTGATCTGCGTGCTCTTCCTCTCCGACGTGGCGCTCGGCCTGCTGAACCGGGTCGCGCCCGCGCTGAACGCGTTCCAGCTCGGCTTCCCGGTCAAGATCCTGCTGGTGGTCTCGACGGTCGGGCTGGCCGTCTCGATGCTCCCGGGCATCGTGCACAACCTCGTCGAGCGGGCGGTTGCCGCGGTGCTCCACCTCAGTGGTGGGTAA
- the fliP gene encoding flagellar type III secretion system pore protein FliP (The bacterial flagellar biogenesis protein FliP forms a type III secretion system (T3SS)-type pore required for flagellar assembly.), which produces MRRAILLLMAGAGLALGTPAAAEAAPGPPPVAVVVVDVVARAPMAVPQQAPQAPANPAAKQLPRAPRLVPKAPKTSPPSINLNINGTNPDGSRPASSLVIVLGLTVLSMAPALLLLCTCFTKVFMVLGITRNALGLTTLPPNQVIAGLALFLSLFIMGPTVSQMNDVGVQPYLKGDKTQSQAFTDGIKPLREFMWKTTREDELALLIKVSGEKQPANRDAVPLTTLVPAFVLSELRAAFIIGFVIFIPFLIIDLVVSASLMSLGMMMLPPVTVALPFKLLLFVLVNGWGLIITALVGSYKT; this is translated from the coding sequence ATGCGACGCGCGATCCTGCTGCTCATGGCGGGTGCCGGGTTGGCGCTCGGGACACCCGCTGCGGCGGAGGCGGCGCCCGGACCACCGCCGGTGGCCGTGGTGGTGGTCGACGTGGTGGCTCGCGCGCCCATGGCCGTACCCCAGCAAGCGCCGCAGGCGCCGGCGAACCCGGCGGCGAAACAGCTGCCGCGAGCACCGCGATTGGTGCCGAAGGCACCGAAGACCTCGCCGCCGAGCATCAACCTCAACATCAACGGTACGAACCCGGACGGCAGCCGCCCAGCCTCCAGCCTGGTGATCGTTCTCGGTCTGACGGTGCTGTCGATGGCGCCGGCCCTGCTGCTGCTCTGCACGTGTTTCACCAAGGTCTTCATGGTCCTCGGGATCACCCGCAACGCGCTGGGCCTGACCACCCTGCCGCCCAACCAGGTGATCGCCGGGCTGGCCCTGTTCCTGAGCCTTTTCATCATGGGCCCGACCGTGTCCCAGATGAACGACGTCGGGGTGCAGCCCTATCTGAAGGGCGACAAGACCCAGTCGCAGGCGTTCACCGACGGCATCAAACCGCTGCGTGAGTTCATGTGGAAGACCACCCGCGAGGACGAGCTGGCCCTGCTGATCAAGGTGTCCGGCGAGAAGCAGCCGGCCAACCGGGACGCGGTGCCGCTGACCACGCTGGTGCCCGCGTTCGTGCTCTCCGAGCTGCGCGCCGCGTTCATCATCGGGTTCGTCATCTTCATCCCGTTCCTGATCATCGACCTGGTCGTCTCGGCCTCGCTGATGTCGCTGGGCATGATGATGCTGCCTCCGGTGACCGTCGCGCTGCCGTTCAAACTGCTGCTGTTCGTGCTGGTCAACGGGTGGGGGCTGATCATCACGGCGCTGGTCGGCTCGTACAAGACATGA
- a CDS encoding flagellar biosynthetic protein FliO, whose amino-acid sequence MFRLLIQVGFSLLVVLLMMWGLARAMRRPFGKSSHGHLAVLNRQQLSRGAAVAVIKVADRALVLGVTDQQISYLGEAQLEMFETAPHEHRDHLVIEPTELIDPGGTVLPGRHPAAPAGPGWHEEHHGRLDGSILSPKTWNSTLDFLRERTTRKK is encoded by the coding sequence TTGTTCCGGCTCCTGATCCAGGTCGGCTTCTCCCTGCTGGTCGTGCTGCTCATGATGTGGGGGCTGGCCCGGGCGATGCGGCGGCCGTTCGGCAAGAGCAGTCACGGCCATCTCGCGGTGCTCAACCGGCAGCAACTGAGCCGGGGCGCGGCGGTGGCGGTGATCAAGGTGGCCGACCGGGCGCTGGTCCTCGGGGTCACCGACCAGCAGATCAGCTACCTGGGCGAGGCCCAGCTGGAGATGTTCGAGACCGCGCCGCACGAGCACCGGGACCACCTGGTGATCGAGCCGACCGAGCTGATCGATCCGGGCGGGACGGTCCTGCCCGGACGGCACCCCGCGGCGCCGGCCGGCCCCGGGTGGCACGAGGAGCATCACGGACGGCTGGACGGTTCGATCCTGTCGCCGAAGACCTGGAACTCCACTCTGGACTTCCTGCGTGAGCGGACGACGAGGAAAAAATGA
- the fliN gene encoding flagellar motor switch protein FliN gives MTAPTITAPQLILARNAADAALAVLPTSHALVAGDPVAPDAGTVIEGQAITARFSGAATGEVVVVVGQDLADALKESPLGELDLTAAVRPALEAASRVFGPVVLDPGQLMEPQVALSALAAKEGSVAIPLRDGEDVRAVLALALSPWPSDDPLVAAATGGGGIAQRSAAPAAGARGGGLDMLHDVEMEVSAELGRTRMSVRELLSLTPGAIVELDRAAGSPADLLVNGRLIARGEVVVVDENFGIRITEIVSPSAD, from the coding sequence ATGACCGCCCCCACCATCACCGCGCCCCAGCTGATCCTCGCCCGGAACGCCGCCGACGCCGCCCTGGCCGTCCTTCCGACCAGCCATGCGCTGGTGGCCGGCGACCCGGTGGCGCCCGACGCGGGGACGGTGATCGAGGGACAGGCGATCACCGCGCGCTTCAGCGGCGCGGCCACCGGTGAGGTGGTCGTGGTGGTCGGCCAGGACCTCGCGGACGCGCTCAAGGAGAGCCCGCTCGGCGAGCTCGACCTGACCGCCGCCGTCCGGCCCGCCCTGGAGGCGGCCTCCCGGGTCTTCGGGCCGGTGGTCCTCGACCCCGGTCAGCTGATGGAGCCGCAGGTGGCGCTCAGCGCGCTGGCCGCCAAGGAGGGCTCGGTCGCCATCCCGCTGCGGGACGGCGAGGACGTACGGGCGGTGCTCGCCCTCGCCCTCAGCCCCTGGCCCAGCGACGATCCGCTGGTGGCGGCCGCGACCGGCGGTGGCGGGATAGCCCAGCGCAGCGCGGCCCCCGCGGCCGGCGCGCGCGGCGGCGGCCTGGACATGCTGCACGACGTGGAGATGGAGGTCTCCGCCGAGCTGGGCCGGACCCGGATGAGCGTCCGGGAACTGCTCTCGCTCACCCCGGGCGCGATCGTCGAACTGGACCGCGCCGCCGGCAGCCCGGCCGACCTGCTGGTCAACGGCCGGCTGATCGCCCGCGGCGAGGTCGTCGTGGTCGACGAGAACTTCGGCATCCGGATCACCGAGATCGTCTCGCCCAGCGCCGATTAG